TCCCAGTGGAAGGCGCAGGTGCCCGACCTGGTGCCGGTCACCGCCCTCGACGGCCGCAAGTTGGCCGTGCCTCGCAGGCTCGTGGCCGCCTACCGGCGCGGACTGCTGTAACAGTCCGGTCGCGGGTCCCGTTGTCGCTCTGCGGCGTCACTCCAGGCGGAACGTTGCCCGATACGCGGTGGGTGTGACACCGAGGACGCGGTGGAAGTGGCGGCGCAGGGTGGTCGCGGTCCCCATGCCGCAGCTGGTCGCGACGTGGTCGATGGAGGCGTCGGTGCGTTCGAGGAGTTCCTGGGCGCGGGCGATCCGTTGGTGGTGGAGCCAGTCG
This is a stretch of genomic DNA from Saccharothrix ecbatanensis. It encodes these proteins:
- the rpmF gene encoding 50S ribosomal protein L32, coding for MAVPKRKTSRSNTRHRRSQWKAQVPDLVPVTALDGRKLAVPRRLVAAYRRGLL